The following proteins come from a genomic window of Diprion similis isolate iyDipSimi1 chromosome 8, iyDipSimi1.1, whole genome shotgun sequence:
- the LOC124409273 gene encoding UDP-N-acetylhexosamine pyrophosphorylase, producing the protein MATDVEKLLSKLREFNQDHLLQFWDEISDDQKLLLIRDIEEQNLKEISSYFKSAVASLSNDQVKLDAKLLPIPSEVSASLQNSTPAEIQKYQDLGLREIAEGRTAVLLMAGGQGTRLGVSYPKGMYNVGLPSGKSLFQLQAERIRRLESLAEQRHEKKGSITWYILTSEATTKTTRDYFKANNYFGLKEENVLMFEQGMLPCFNFDGKIILDEKHRLARAPDGNGGLYRALKVQGILQDMDKRRIRSVHAHSVDNILVKVADPVFIGYCLSRSADCGAKVVEKSSPTEAVGVVCQVDGVYQVVEYSEITEETASLRDGNGRLKFIAGNICNHYFTKDFLQSIADVHEFELKLHVAKKKIPYVDQSGVRIVPEKPNGIKIEKFVFDVFQFSEQFAVWEVARDEEFSALKNNDSAKKDCPSTAHNDLIKLHKKWLLNSGAALVEGDVEISPLLSYAGENLDVKGKILKGPVVLQ; encoded by the coding sequence ATGGCAACggacgttgaaaaattattatcaaaattgcGGGAGTTTAATCAAGACCATCTGTTACAATTTTGGGATGAAATTAGTGATGATCAAAAATTACTACTCATTCGGGATATTGAGGAACAAAATCTGAAAGAGATTTCATCCTACTTCAAAAGTGCCGTTGCATCTTTGAGCAACGATCAAGTAAAATTAGATGCCAAACTACTTCCGATACCCAGTGAAGTGAGTGCCTCACTGCAGAACTCCACACCTgcggaaattcaaaaatatcaaGATTTGGGTCTCAGAGAAATAGCTGAGGGACGTACGGCTGTACTCTTGATGGCAGGAGGGCAGGGAACCCGTCTGGGTGTGAGTTATCCTAAGGGAATGTACAACGTAGGTCTACCATCTGGTAAGAGTTTGTTTCAATTACAAGCGGAACGGATACGTCGGTTAGAAAGTTTGGCTGAGCAAAGACATGAGAAAAAAGGTTCGATAACTTGGTACATACTGACCAGCGAGGCAACAACAAAAACCACCAGAGATTACTTCAAAGCAAACAATTATTTCGGCCTGAAAGAAGAGAATGTCCTAATGTTTGAGCAGGGTATGCTGCCTTGCTTTAATTTTGATGGCAAGATAATCTTGGACGAAAAACATCGGCTTGCCAGAGCGCCAGATGGAAATGGGGGACTGTACAGAGCCTTGAAAGTACAGGGAATCCTGCAAGACATGGATAAGCGGCGCATACGTTCTGTTCACGCGCATTCCGTAGATAATATTTTAGTCAAGGTAGCAGATCCCGTCTTCATTGGTTACTGCCTGTCACGTTCAGCAGACTGCGGAGCTAAGGTTGTTGAAAAGTCATCCCCAACTGAGGCAGTGGGAGTCGTTTGCCAGGTGGATGGTGTCTACCAAGTAGTTGAGTACAGCGAAATAACAGAGGAGACTGCGTCACTACGCGATGGGAATGGGCGTCTTAAGTTCATTGCTGGAAATATATGCAATCATTATTTTACCAAGGATTTCCTTCAATCGATAGCAGACGTGCATGAGTTTGAGCTAAAGCTTCATGTTGCCAAAAAGAAGATTCCATATGTCGATCAGTCTGGAGTAAGGATTGTACCTGAGAAGCCGAATGGTATTAAGATAGAAAAGTTtgttttcgatgtttttcaattctctgaACAATTTGCTGTTTGGGAAGTTGCTAGGGATGAAGAATTCAGTGCTTTAAAGAACAATGATTCAGCCAAGAAGGATTGTCCCTCTACAGCACACAATGATCTCATTAAATTACACAAGAAGTGGTTGTTGAACAGTGGAGCTGCCTTAGTAGAAGGAGATGTTGAGATATCTCCGCTTTTATCTTATGCCGGTGAAAACCTTGATGTGAAAGGAAAAATTCTCAAGGGGCCAGTTGTTTTACAGTAA
- the LOC124409274 gene encoding NF-kappa-B-repressing factor, producing MRMESEKDWDVEQYKMEHECDEHWELRRRFLLAHKDSFPEDELVCLAQVFTNVEFLGCRYPEETMQLVAELSHDIAADYREKQKSKLQRTFVKASDAAGAKAKGLVISKPGNSGNKSDISSNMVGTRDRFSNTDFLVHKRIKFDHIRPTKNLQKRRTNKQFTNDGPFGNIVLVEHSQNKSTISILTDAVNASGQNLEWIFKEDPTGCKCEIKINSKKLTEACGGGKKIAKKNAADIGVAILKKHYHTIQVKKLFHGESEKVVSTESISNDSSTENMLSNDNIGRKLMLLMGWSGGGLGKSQQGIVNPVTVTQQVSREGLGLKSGQFNQNILKKKFQETLRNYLNGDTRTDLVFSSEFTNEERAVIHQVARQMGVKSHSHGPKDARTLVISRKIDLFELVAELKEMGGSTEKYVLIDPEEAGNPT from the exons ATGAGGATGGAATCAGAAAAGGATTGGGATGTGGAACAATACAAAATGGAGCATGAGTGCGATGAGCACTGGGAGTTGAGACGCCGCTTCCTTCTTGCCCACAAAGATAGTTTTCCTGAGGATGAGCTTGTATGTCTGGCACAGGTTTTCACCAACGTAGAATTTCTAGGGTGCCG CTATCCTGAAGAAACAATGCAGCTTGTGGCAGAATTATCTCATGATATAGCTGCAGATTATcgagaaaagcaaaaaagtaaattacaGCGAACTTTTGTTAAGGCATCCGATGCTGCTGGCGCAAAGGCCAAAG GACTGGTTATAAGTAAACCAGGCAATAGTGGGAATAAATCGGATATTTCATCGAATATGGTCGGTACCCGGGATAGATTTTCAAATACTGATTTTCTGGTGCACaaaagaattaaatttgatCATATTCGCCCCACTAAAAATCTTCAGAAACGGAGAACAAATAAGCAATTTACGAATGATGGCCCATTTGGTAATATCGTTTTGGTTGAACACTCTCAAAACAAATCTACTATAAGTATTCTGACTGATGCAGTAAATGCTAGTGGACAAAACTTAGAATGGATATTTAAAGAAGATCCAACTGGTTG taaatgtgaaataaaaataaattctaagaAGTTGACGGAAGCATGTGgcggagggaaaaaaatagcTAAAAAAAATGCAGCAGATATTGGAGTGGCAATATTGAAGAAACATTATCACACTATTCAG gtaaaaaaattgtttcacggAGAATCTGAGAAAGTAGTTAGCACTGAGTCTATAAGCAATGACTCGTCAACTGAAAATATGTTATCTAATGATAACATAGGAAGAAAACTCATGTTACTTATGGGTTGGAGTGGCGGTGGTCTTGGAAAATCTCAACAAGGCATTGTCAACCCAGTAAC GGTTACGCAACAGGTCAGTAGAGAAGGGCTAGGATTGAAGTCAGGGCAATTCaaccaaaatattttgaagaaaaaattccaagaaaCATTGAGGAACTACTTAAATGGTGATACAAGAACTGATCTAGTATTTTCTTCAGAGTTCACAAATGAAGAAAGAGCTGTTATTCATCA AGTTGCAAGACAGATGGGAGTTAAATCACATAGCCACGGTCCAAAGGATGCTCGAACTTTGGTAATATCTCGTAAAATAGATTTATTTGAACTTGTAGCTGAGTTGAAAGAAATGGGAGGCTCAACGGAAAAGTATGTACTAATTGATCCAGAAGAAGCTGGTAATCCCACTTAG